The Aquila chrysaetos chrysaetos chromosome 6, bAquChr1.4, whole genome shotgun sequence genome window below encodes:
- the INSIG2 gene encoding insulin-induced gene 2 protein isoform X1 → MAENDAMPTLPKKCGPYISSVTSHGMNLVIRGIVLFFIGVFLALVLNLLQIQRNVTLFPPDVITSIFSSAWWVPPCCGTASAVIGLLYPCMDRHLGEPHKFKREWSSVMRCVAVFVGINHASAKVDFANNIQLSLTLAALSIGLWWTFDRSRSGFGLGVGIAFLATLVSQLLVYNGVYQYTSPDFLYVRSWLPCIFFAGGITMGNIGRQLAMYECKVIAEKSHED, encoded by the exons ATGGCAGAAAATGACGCAATGCCAACTTTACCAAAAAAGTGTGGCCCATACATTTCGTCTGTAACCAGTCATGGCATGAATTTGGTAATTCGTGGTATAGTGCTGTTTTTTATTGGCGTATTTCTTGCATTAGTATTAAACTTGCTTCAGATCCAGAGAAACGTTACTCTCTTCCCCCCTGATGTGATCACAAGCATCTTCTCCTCAGCTTGGTGGGTACCACCTTGCTGTGGCACAGCATCAG CTGTGATTGGGTTATTGTACCCATGCATGGACAGACATCTGGGAGAGCCACATAAATTTAAGAGAGAATGGTCCAGTGTAATGCGATGTGTAGCAGTCTTTGTGGGAATAAATCATGCCAGCGCT AAAGTGGATTTTGCCAACAATATCCAGTTGTCTCTCACATTAGCAGCCCTGTCAATTGGTCTGTGGTGGACATTTGATAGATCACGAAGTGGCTTTGGTCTTGGAGTAGGAATTGCTTTCCTGGCCACATTGGTGTCACAACTTCTGGTCTACAATGGCGTTTATCA ATACACGTCTCCGGATTTCCTTTATGTTCGTTCCTGGTTGCCATGTATATTTTTTGCTGGTGGAATAACTATGGGCAATATCGGCAGGCAACTGGCAATG tatgaATGCAAAGTCATTGCAGAGAAGTCTCACGAGGACTGA
- the INSIG2 gene encoding insulin-induced gene 2 protein isoform X2 has protein sequence MDRHLGEPHKFKREWSSVMRCVAVFVGINHASAKVDFANNIQLSLTLAALSIGLWWTFDRSRSGFGLGVGIAFLATLVSQLLVYNGVYQYTSPDFLYVRSWLPCIFFAGGITMGNIGRQLAMYECKVIAEKSHED, from the exons ATGGACAGACATCTGGGAGAGCCACATAAATTTAAGAGAGAATGGTCCAGTGTAATGCGATGTGTAGCAGTCTTTGTGGGAATAAATCATGCCAGCGCT AAAGTGGATTTTGCCAACAATATCCAGTTGTCTCTCACATTAGCAGCCCTGTCAATTGGTCTGTGGTGGACATTTGATAGATCACGAAGTGGCTTTGGTCTTGGAGTAGGAATTGCTTTCCTGGCCACATTGGTGTCACAACTTCTGGTCTACAATGGCGTTTATCA ATACACGTCTCCGGATTTCCTTTATGTTCGTTCCTGGTTGCCATGTATATTTTTTGCTGGTGGAATAACTATGGGCAATATCGGCAGGCAACTGGCAATG tatgaATGCAAAGTCATTGCAGAGAAGTCTCACGAGGACTGA